In one Tripterygium wilfordii isolate XIE 37 chromosome 22, ASM1340144v1, whole genome shotgun sequence genomic region, the following are encoded:
- the LOC119992148 gene encoding alpha-glucan water dikinase, chloroplastic-like isoform X2, whose protein sequence is MSNTIGHNIFRQSFICPMILEHQTKLNSSGVPANSFLQSASVKQSTLHIRSSVASSKFYGNNLNVRKQKSSTGTRRPVKVTPQAVLAMDPTSEQLGGTFNLDGNIELQVMVSTPGTGSVQVNIQVTYGSDSLLLHWGAIADRKEKWVLPSRHPEGTQNYKNKALRTPFVKSGSNSCLQIEIDDPALQAIEFLIVDESKNKWFKNNGGNFHVKLPSKEKSAPNVSVPEDLKSAPNVSVPEDLVQIQAYLRWERKGKQMYTPQQEKEEYEAARSEILKEIARGTSVEGLRAKLTKNNDVVKIREPSPGETKDKIPDELTQIQAYIRWEKAGKPNFSMEQQLREFDEARKELQDELEKGVSLDEIRKKITKGEIKTKVAKQLQHKRYFSTEKIQRKKRDLKNLINKYAARLTMAKIPDEPVTLKTLELYARAKEERDGPILSKRIYKLADMELLVLLSKFASKTKVHLVTDFNGPITLHWALSKKAGDWLEPPLDALPPGSISLNGAAETQFVNNSSSDLPYQVQTFDMEIEGESFVGMPFVLISGGNWIKNKGSDFYVEFEQRPKQVSKDVGDGKGTAKALLDKIAEMESEAQKSFMHRFNIAADLIEQAKNAGELGLAGILVWMRFMATRQLVWNKNYNVKPREISRAQDRLTDLLQNIYASQPEYRELLRMIMSTVGRGGEGDVGQRIRDEILVIQRNNDCKGGIMEEWHQKLHNNTSPDDVVICQALIDYIKNDFDTSVYWKTLKENGITKERLLSYDRAIHSEPNFRRDQKDGLLRDLGNYMRTLKAVHSGADLESAISNCMGYKSEGQGFMVGVRINPVSGLPSGFPKLLQFVLEHVEDKDVETLLEGLLEARQELRPLLFNRNDRLKDLLFLDIALDSTVRTAIERGYEELNNAAPEKIIYFINMVLENLALSSDDNEDLVYCLQGWNHALSLCKSKSNNWALYTKSVLDRTRLALASKAESYQQVLQPSAEYLGSLLGVDQWAVNIFTEEIIRAGSAASLSSLLNRLDPVLRKIASLGSWQVISPVEAVGYVAVVDELLSVQNKSYDRPTILVARKVKGEEEIPDGTVAVLTSDMPDVLSHVSVRARNGKVCFATCFDPNILANLQASEGKLLCLKPTSADIVYSELEEGGLVGSGSANRKVDGPASSVTLVKKHFGGRYAISSKEFTSDMVGAKSRNIAYLKGNVPSWIGVPTSVALPFGVFEKVLSDNLNQGVAKKLQSLKEKLGRGEFNILKEIRETVLQLAAPPQLVQELKTEMQSSGMPWPGDEGEQRWEQAWMAIKKVWASKWNERAYFSTRKVKIDHDNLCMAVLVQEVINAEYAFVIHTTNPSSDDSSEIYTEVVKGLGETLVGAYPGRALSFICKKNDLNTPQVLGYPSKPIGLFIRRSIIFRSDSNGEDLEGYAGAGLYDSVPMDEEEKVILDYSSDPLVNDGNFQKSILSSIARAGMVIEELYGSPQDIEGVIKDGNVYVVQTRPQM, encoded by the exons ATGAGTAATACCATAGGTCATAATATATTCCGCCAGAGTTTTATCTGTCCCATGATTTTAGAACATCAAACTAAGTTAAATTCGTCTGGCGTTCCTGCAAACTCTTTCCTTCAATCTGCCTCTGTGAAGCAATCGACGCTGCATATTCGTAGTTCAGTTGCTTCCTCAAAGTTTTATGGAAACAATTTGAACGTGCGGAAACAAAAGTCAAGCACGGGAACACGTCGACCTGTCAAAGTCACTCCACAGGCCGTTCTAGCCATGGATCCAACATCTGAG CAGCTTGGGGGAACATTCAACCTTGATGGGAATATTGAGTTACAG GTTATGGTTAGTACCCCTGGTACTGGGTCTGTACAAGTAAACATTCAGGTTACATATGGTAGTGACTCTTTACTTCTGCACTGGGGTGCGATTGCTGATAGAAAGGA GAAATGGGTACTTCCTTCCCGTCATCCAGAAGGAACACAGAATTACAAGAACAAAGCCCTCAGAACTCCTTTTGTTAAG TCCGGATCCAACTCTTGTCTTCAAATAGAGATTGATGATCCTGCATTACAAGCTATAGAGTTTCTCATAGTTGATGAATCCAAAAATAAATG GTTTAAAAATAATGGTGGGAATTTTCATGTTAAGCTTCCTTCAAAAGAGAAGTCAGCCCCAAATGTTTCAGTTCCTGAAGATCTTAAGTCAGCTCCAAATGTTTCAGTTCCTGAAGATCTTGTACAGATTCAAGCATATCTGAGGTGGGAAAGAAAGGGTAAACAAATGTATACCCCACAGCAAGAGAAG GAGGAATATGAAGCTGCTCGCAGTGAGATCTTGAAAGAAATAGCCAGGGGAACTTCTGTTGAAGGCCTCAGAGCAAAACTAACGAAAAACAATGACGTTGTCAAAATTAGGGAGCCATCCCCCGGTGAAACAAAGGACAAGATACCTGATGAGCTTACGCAAATACAAGCTTATATAAGATGGGAAAAAGCAGGGAAACCCAATTTTTCTATGGAACAACAACTT aggGAATTCGACGAAGCGAGAAAAGAGTTGCAAGATGAACTAGAGAAAGGTGTTTCACTTGATGAAATTCGGAAGAAGATTACCAAAGGGGAGATAAAGACCAAGGTTGCAAAACAGCTACAGCATAAACGATATTTTAGCACTGAAAAGATTCAGCGCAAAAAAAGGGATTTGAAGAATCTTATTAATAAGTATGCTGCCAGACTGACAATGGCAAAAATTCCAGATGAACCTGTAACCTTGAAAACTCTCGAGCTTTATGCTCGAGCAAAGGAAGAGCGGGATGGTCCTATTCTGAGCAAGAGAATCTACAAGCTGGCGGATATGGAACTTCTG GTACTTTTAAGCAAGTTTGCTAGTAAGACAAAAGTTCATCTGGTGACAGATTTCAATGGGCCTATTACTCTGCACTGGGCTTTATCCAAAAAAGCTGGAGATTGGTTG GAACCTCCTCTTGATGCACTACCTCCAGGTTCAATTAGTCTAAATGGGGCTGCTGAAACACAATTTGTAAATAATTCTTCTTCTGATCTTCCTTACCAG GTCCAAACTTTTGACATGGAGATTGAGGGAGAGAGCTTTGTTGGAATGCCATTTGTCCTTATATCTGGTGGAAACTGGATAAAGAACAAAGGATCTGACTTCTATGTTGAATTTGAGCAACGACCAAAGCAAGTTTCGAAG GATGTTGGAGATGGGAAAGGTACTGCCAAGGCATTGTTGGATAAAATTGCAGAAATGGAGAGTGAGGCACAAAAGTCCTTTATGCACCG ATTTAATATTGCAGCAGACTTGATAGAACAAGCCAAAAATGCTGGTGAATTGGGTCTTGCTGGGATACTAGTGTGGATGAGGTTTATGGCTACGAGGCAGCTTGTATGGAATAAGAACTACAATGTCAAACCACG AGAGATAAGTAGAGCACAGGATAGGCTTACAGACCTGCTCCAGAACATTTATGCCAGTCAACCTGAGTACCGGGAGCTTTTGCGCATGATCATGTCTACTGTTGGTAGAGGGGGTGAAGGGGATGTTGGGCAGCGAATTCGGGATGAAATCCTTGTAATCCAG AGGAACAATGATTGTAAGGGTGGAATAATGGAGGAATGGCATCAAAAGTTACATAATAACACTAGTCCTGATGATGTTGTCATCTGTCAG GCATTGATTGATTATATTAAAAATGACTTTGACACGAGTGTGTACTGGAAAACTCTGAAGGAAAATGGAATTACAAAAGAACGACTTTTAAGTTATGATCGTGCCATCCATTCTGAACCAAATTTCAGGAGAGATCAGAAGGACGGTCTTCTGCGTGATCTCGGAAACTACATGAGGACTTTGAAG GCTGTTCATTCTGGTGCAGATCTTGAGTCTgctatttcaaattgcatgggTTACAAATCTGAG GGTCAAGGCTTCATGGTTGGGGTGCGGATAAATCCCGTATCAGGCTTACCATCTGGATTTCCA AAATTGCTTCAATTCGTCCTAGAACATGTTGAAGATAAAGATGTAGAAACACTACTTGAG GGTTTATTAGAGGCGCGTCAGGAGCTTAGGCCATTATTGTTCAATCGTAATGATCGTCTGAAAGATCTTTTATTTTTGGACATTGCCCTTGACTCTACTGTTAGGACAGCTATTGAAAGAGGATACGAGGAATTGAATAATGCTGCACCGGAG AAGATTATCTACTTCATCAATATGGTTCTTGAGAATCTTGCACTTTCATCAGATGACAATGAAGATCTTGTATACTGCTTGCag GGATGGAATCATGCCCTAAGCTTATGCAAGAGTAAAAGTAATAACTGGGCTTTATACACAAAATCAGTCCTTGACAGAACTCGCCTTGCTCTTGCGAGCAAGGCTGAAAGTTACCAACAAGTTTTGCAACCATCAGCTGAATATCTGGGATCACTGCTCGGTGTGGATCAGTGGGCT GTGAACATATTTACTGAAGAAATTATTCGTGCTGGATCAGCTGCATCCCTGTCCTCACTTCTAAATAGACTTGATCCTGTTCTCCGGAAAATTGCTAGTCTTGGGAG CTGGCAGGTCATTAGTCCAGTTGAAGCGGTTGGATATGTTGCTGTTGTGGATGAGTTACTCTCTGTACAGAATAAATCTTATGACCGACCTACAATTTTGGTGGCAAGAAAAGTGAAGGGAGAAGAGGAAATTCCAGATGGAACCGTTGCAGTGCTGACATCAGACATGCCAGATGTTCTATCTCATGTTTCTGTTCGAGCAAGAAATGGCAAG GTTTGCTTTGCTACGTGCTTTGATCCCAATATCTTGGCTAACCTCCAAGCAAGTGAAGGGAAATTGCTGTGCTTGAAACCTACGTCTGCAGATATAGTCTATAG TGAGCTGGAGGAGGGTGGCCTAGTAGGTTCAGGATCAGCTAACCGGAAAGTCGATGGTCCTGCTTCATCTGTTACTTTGGTCAAAAAGCACTTTGGGGGTAGATATGCCATATCATCCAAAGAATTCACAAGTGACATG GTTGGTGCTAAATCACGCAATATCGCATATCTAAAGGGAAATGTGCCATCTTGGATTGGAGTTCCTACATCAGTTGCCCTACCATTTGGAGTTTTCGAGAAAGTTCTTTCAGATAACTTAAATCAG GGAGTGGCCAAGAAGTTGCAGTCACTGAAAGAAAAACTAGGAAGAGGAGAGTTTAATATCCTCAAGGAGATTCGTGAGACAGTATTACAGCTTGCAGCGCCACCTCAATTG GTACAAGAACTGAAGACCGAGATGCAAAGTTCTGGAATGCCTTGGCCTGGTGATGAAGGAGAACAGCGATGGGAACAGGCATGGATGGCTATAAAGAAG GTCTGGGCGTCAAAGTGGAATGAGAGGGCATACTTCAGCACAAGGAAAGTGAAAATTGATCACGATAATCTATGCATGGCTGTCCTGGTTCAGGAAGTAATTAATGCCGAGTATGCATTTGTTATACACACTACTAATCCATCTTCAGATGACTCATCAGAAATATATACTGAG GTTGTTAAGGGACTTGGGGAAACTCTAGTCGGAGCTTATCCAGGCCGTGCATTGAGTTTTATCTGCAAGAAAAACGATCTGAACACACCTCAG GTACTTGGGTACCCAAGCAAGCCCATTGGTCTCTTTATCAGACGTTCTATTATCTTCCGCTCTGATTCTAATGGTGAAGATCTAGAAGGTTATGCGGGTGCTGGTCTTTATGATAG TGTGCCAAtggatgaagaagagaaagttATCCTGGATTACTCGTCTGACCCGTTGGTAAATGACGGCAATTTCCAAAAATCAATCCTCTCTAGCATTGCTCGTGCAGGAATGGTAATTGAGGAGCTCTATGGATCTCCGCAAGATATTGAAGGTGTGATCAAGGACGGGAATGTTTATGTTGTCCAAACAAGGCCACAGATGTGA
- the LOC119992148 gene encoding alpha-glucan water dikinase, chloroplastic-like isoform X5 encodes MSNTIGHNIFRQSFICPMILEHQTKLNSSGVPANSFLQSASVKQSTLHIRSSVASSKFYGNNLNVRKQKSSTGTRRPVKVTPQAVLAMDPTSELGGTFNLDGNIELQVMVSTPGTGSVQVNIQVTYGSDSLLLHWGAIADRKEKWVLPSRHPEGTQNYKNKALRTPFVKSGSNSCLQIEIDDPALQAIEFLIVDESKNKWFKNNGGNFHVKLPSKEKSAPNVSVPEDLKSAPNVSVPEDLVQIQAYLRWERKGKQMYTPQQEKEEYEAARSEILKEIARGTSVEGLRAKLTKNNDVVKIREPSPGETKDKIPDELTQIQAYIRWEKAGKPNFSMEQQLREFDEARKELQDELEKGVSLDEIRKKITKGEIKTKVAKQLQHKRYFSTEKIQRKKRDLKNLINKYAARLTMAKIPDEPVTLKTLELYARAKEERDGPILSKRIYKLADMELLVLLSKFASKTKVHLVTDFNGPITLHWALSKKAGDWLEPPLDALPPGSISLNGAAETQFVNNSSSDLPYQVQTFDMEIEGESFVGMPFVLISGGNWIKNKGSDFYVEFEQRPKQVSKDVGDGKGTAKALLDKIAEMESEAQKSFMHRFNIAADLIEQAKNAGELGLAGILVWMRFMATRQLVWNKNYNVKPREISRAQDRLTDLLQNIYASQPEYRELLRMIMSTVGRGGEGDVGQRIRDEILVIQRNNDCKGGIMEEWHQKLHNNTSPDDVVICQALIDYIKNDFDTSVYWKTLKENGITKERLLSYDRAIHSEPNFRRDQKDGLLRDLGNYMRTLKAVHSGADLESAISNCMGYKSEGQGFMVGVRINPVSGLPSGFPKLLQFVLEHVEDKDVETLLEGLLEARQELRPLLFNRNDRLKDLLFLDIALDSTVRTAIERGYEELNNAAPEKIIYFINMVLENLALSSDDNEDLVYCLQGWNHALSLCKSKSNNWALYTKSVLDRTRLALASKAESYQQVLQPSAEYLGSLLGVDQWAVNIFTEEIIRAGSAASLSSLLNRLDPVLRKIASLGSWQVISPVEAVGYVAVVDELLSVQNKSYDRPTILVARKVKGEEEIPDGTVAVLTSDMPDVLSHVSVRARNGKVCFATCFDPNILANLQASEGKLLCLKPTSADIVYSELEEGGLVGSGSANRKVDGPASSVTLVKKHFGGRYAISSKEFTSDMVGAKSRNIAYLKGNVPSWIGVPTSVALPFGVFEKVLSDNLNQGVAKKLQSLKEKLGRGEFNILKEIRETVLQLAAPPQLVQELKTEMQSSGMPWPGDEGEQRWEQAWMAIKKVWASKWNERAYFSTRKVKIDHDNLCMAVLVQEVINAEYAFVIHTTNPSSDDSSEIYTEVVKGLGETLVGAYPGRALSFICKKNDLNTPQVLGYPSKPIGLFIRRSIIFRSDSNGEDLEGYAGAGLYDSVPMDEEEKVILDYSSDPLVNDGNFQKSILSSIARAGMVIEELYGSPQDIEGVIKDGNVYVVQTRPQM; translated from the exons ATGAGTAATACCATAGGTCATAATATATTCCGCCAGAGTTTTATCTGTCCCATGATTTTAGAACATCAAACTAAGTTAAATTCGTCTGGCGTTCCTGCAAACTCTTTCCTTCAATCTGCCTCTGTGAAGCAATCGACGCTGCATATTCGTAGTTCAGTTGCTTCCTCAAAGTTTTATGGAAACAATTTGAACGTGCGGAAACAAAAGTCAAGCACGGGAACACGTCGACCTGTCAAAGTCACTCCACAGGCCGTTCTAGCCATGGATCCAACATCTGAG CTTGGGGGAACATTCAACCTTGATGGGAATATTGAGTTACAG GTTATGGTTAGTACCCCTGGTACTGGGTCTGTACAAGTAAACATTCAGGTTACATATGGTAGTGACTCTTTACTTCTGCACTGGGGTGCGATTGCTGATAGAAAGGA GAAATGGGTACTTCCTTCCCGTCATCCAGAAGGAACACAGAATTACAAGAACAAAGCCCTCAGAACTCCTTTTGTTAAG TCCGGATCCAACTCTTGTCTTCAAATAGAGATTGATGATCCTGCATTACAAGCTATAGAGTTTCTCATAGTTGATGAATCCAAAAATAAATG GTTTAAAAATAATGGTGGGAATTTTCATGTTAAGCTTCCTTCAAAAGAGAAGTCAGCCCCAAATGTTTCAGTTCCTGAAGATCTTAAGTCAGCTCCAAATGTTTCAGTTCCTGAAGATCTTGTACAGATTCAAGCATATCTGAGGTGGGAAAGAAAGGGTAAACAAATGTATACCCCACAGCAAGAGAAG GAGGAATATGAAGCTGCTCGCAGTGAGATCTTGAAAGAAATAGCCAGGGGAACTTCTGTTGAAGGCCTCAGAGCAAAACTAACGAAAAACAATGACGTTGTCAAAATTAGGGAGCCATCCCCCGGTGAAACAAAGGACAAGATACCTGATGAGCTTACGCAAATACAAGCTTATATAAGATGGGAAAAAGCAGGGAAACCCAATTTTTCTATGGAACAACAACTT aggGAATTCGACGAAGCGAGAAAAGAGTTGCAAGATGAACTAGAGAAAGGTGTTTCACTTGATGAAATTCGGAAGAAGATTACCAAAGGGGAGATAAAGACCAAGGTTGCAAAACAGCTACAGCATAAACGATATTTTAGCACTGAAAAGATTCAGCGCAAAAAAAGGGATTTGAAGAATCTTATTAATAAGTATGCTGCCAGACTGACAATGGCAAAAATTCCAGATGAACCTGTAACCTTGAAAACTCTCGAGCTTTATGCTCGAGCAAAGGAAGAGCGGGATGGTCCTATTCTGAGCAAGAGAATCTACAAGCTGGCGGATATGGAACTTCTG GTACTTTTAAGCAAGTTTGCTAGTAAGACAAAAGTTCATCTGGTGACAGATTTCAATGGGCCTATTACTCTGCACTGGGCTTTATCCAAAAAAGCTGGAGATTGGTTG GAACCTCCTCTTGATGCACTACCTCCAGGTTCAATTAGTCTAAATGGGGCTGCTGAAACACAATTTGTAAATAATTCTTCTTCTGATCTTCCTTACCAG GTCCAAACTTTTGACATGGAGATTGAGGGAGAGAGCTTTGTTGGAATGCCATTTGTCCTTATATCTGGTGGAAACTGGATAAAGAACAAAGGATCTGACTTCTATGTTGAATTTGAGCAACGACCAAAGCAAGTTTCGAAG GATGTTGGAGATGGGAAAGGTACTGCCAAGGCATTGTTGGATAAAATTGCAGAAATGGAGAGTGAGGCACAAAAGTCCTTTATGCACCG ATTTAATATTGCAGCAGACTTGATAGAACAAGCCAAAAATGCTGGTGAATTGGGTCTTGCTGGGATACTAGTGTGGATGAGGTTTATGGCTACGAGGCAGCTTGTATGGAATAAGAACTACAATGTCAAACCACG AGAGATAAGTAGAGCACAGGATAGGCTTACAGACCTGCTCCAGAACATTTATGCCAGTCAACCTGAGTACCGGGAGCTTTTGCGCATGATCATGTCTACTGTTGGTAGAGGGGGTGAAGGGGATGTTGGGCAGCGAATTCGGGATGAAATCCTTGTAATCCAG AGGAACAATGATTGTAAGGGTGGAATAATGGAGGAATGGCATCAAAAGTTACATAATAACACTAGTCCTGATGATGTTGTCATCTGTCAG GCATTGATTGATTATATTAAAAATGACTTTGACACGAGTGTGTACTGGAAAACTCTGAAGGAAAATGGAATTACAAAAGAACGACTTTTAAGTTATGATCGTGCCATCCATTCTGAACCAAATTTCAGGAGAGATCAGAAGGACGGTCTTCTGCGTGATCTCGGAAACTACATGAGGACTTTGAAG GCTGTTCATTCTGGTGCAGATCTTGAGTCTgctatttcaaattgcatgggTTACAAATCTGAG GGTCAAGGCTTCATGGTTGGGGTGCGGATAAATCCCGTATCAGGCTTACCATCTGGATTTCCA AAATTGCTTCAATTCGTCCTAGAACATGTTGAAGATAAAGATGTAGAAACACTACTTGAG GGTTTATTAGAGGCGCGTCAGGAGCTTAGGCCATTATTGTTCAATCGTAATGATCGTCTGAAAGATCTTTTATTTTTGGACATTGCCCTTGACTCTACTGTTAGGACAGCTATTGAAAGAGGATACGAGGAATTGAATAATGCTGCACCGGAG AAGATTATCTACTTCATCAATATGGTTCTTGAGAATCTTGCACTTTCATCAGATGACAATGAAGATCTTGTATACTGCTTGCag GGATGGAATCATGCCCTAAGCTTATGCAAGAGTAAAAGTAATAACTGGGCTTTATACACAAAATCAGTCCTTGACAGAACTCGCCTTGCTCTTGCGAGCAAGGCTGAAAGTTACCAACAAGTTTTGCAACCATCAGCTGAATATCTGGGATCACTGCTCGGTGTGGATCAGTGGGCT GTGAACATATTTACTGAAGAAATTATTCGTGCTGGATCAGCTGCATCCCTGTCCTCACTTCTAAATAGACTTGATCCTGTTCTCCGGAAAATTGCTAGTCTTGGGAG CTGGCAGGTCATTAGTCCAGTTGAAGCGGTTGGATATGTTGCTGTTGTGGATGAGTTACTCTCTGTACAGAATAAATCTTATGACCGACCTACAATTTTGGTGGCAAGAAAAGTGAAGGGAGAAGAGGAAATTCCAGATGGAACCGTTGCAGTGCTGACATCAGACATGCCAGATGTTCTATCTCATGTTTCTGTTCGAGCAAGAAATGGCAAG GTTTGCTTTGCTACGTGCTTTGATCCCAATATCTTGGCTAACCTCCAAGCAAGTGAAGGGAAATTGCTGTGCTTGAAACCTACGTCTGCAGATATAGTCTATAG TGAGCTGGAGGAGGGTGGCCTAGTAGGTTCAGGATCAGCTAACCGGAAAGTCGATGGTCCTGCTTCATCTGTTACTTTGGTCAAAAAGCACTTTGGGGGTAGATATGCCATATCATCCAAAGAATTCACAAGTGACATG GTTGGTGCTAAATCACGCAATATCGCATATCTAAAGGGAAATGTGCCATCTTGGATTGGAGTTCCTACATCAGTTGCCCTACCATTTGGAGTTTTCGAGAAAGTTCTTTCAGATAACTTAAATCAG GGAGTGGCCAAGAAGTTGCAGTCACTGAAAGAAAAACTAGGAAGAGGAGAGTTTAATATCCTCAAGGAGATTCGTGAGACAGTATTACAGCTTGCAGCGCCACCTCAATTG GTACAAGAACTGAAGACCGAGATGCAAAGTTCTGGAATGCCTTGGCCTGGTGATGAAGGAGAACAGCGATGGGAACAGGCATGGATGGCTATAAAGAAG GTCTGGGCGTCAAAGTGGAATGAGAGGGCATACTTCAGCACAAGGAAAGTGAAAATTGATCACGATAATCTATGCATGGCTGTCCTGGTTCAGGAAGTAATTAATGCCGAGTATGCATTTGTTATACACACTACTAATCCATCTTCAGATGACTCATCAGAAATATATACTGAG GTTGTTAAGGGACTTGGGGAAACTCTAGTCGGAGCTTATCCAGGCCGTGCATTGAGTTTTATCTGCAAGAAAAACGATCTGAACACACCTCAG GTACTTGGGTACCCAAGCAAGCCCATTGGTCTCTTTATCAGACGTTCTATTATCTTCCGCTCTGATTCTAATGGTGAAGATCTAGAAGGTTATGCGGGTGCTGGTCTTTATGATAG TGTGCCAAtggatgaagaagagaaagttATCCTGGATTACTCGTCTGACCCGTTGGTAAATGACGGCAATTTCCAAAAATCAATCCTCTCTAGCATTGCTCGTGCAGGAATGGTAATTGAGGAGCTCTATGGATCTCCGCAAGATATTGAAGGTGTGATCAAGGACGGGAATGTTTATGTTGTCCAAACAAGGCCACAGATGTGA